A window of the Miscanthus floridulus cultivar M001 chromosome 14, ASM1932011v1, whole genome shotgun sequence genome harbors these coding sequences:
- the LOC136504716 gene encoding uncharacterized protein gives MAAAAAVYRRVLKAVQKHVGGGAGKQHFRDFVAAEFRAPAGTEPDARARLRLAGGYAYLLTSVHNHKDLLFSYNIAVDRSDEMKKILNKSAASVGLQLPDVYQP, from the exons atggcggccgcggcggcggtgtACAGGCGGGTGCTGAAGGCGGTGCAGAAGCACGTCGGCGGGGGCGCCGGCAAGCAGCACTTCCGCGACTTCGTGGCGGCCGAGTTCCGCGCCCCCGCCGGCACGGAGCCCGACGCCAGGGCCAGGCTGCGGCTCGCCGGGGGCTACGCCTACCTCCTCACCAGCGTCCACAACCACAAG GACCTGCTGTTCTCGTACAATATAGCTGTGGACCGATCTGATGAAATGAAGAAGATATTGAACAAATCTGCCGCCAGTGTAGGCCTCCAGCTTCCTGATGTCTACCAGCCATGA